The Aquila chrysaetos chrysaetos chromosome 11, bAquChr1.4, whole genome shotgun sequence sequence CAGCAGTGGGGCTGCGCCAAAGCGGGGGCTGATGTAGAGGACGACATCGGGGTGCTGCCGGGCGAAGTCCAGGGCCGCCTCCTCCACGAACTGcctgcgggggggggtgtgggggggtcccCCACGCCCAGCAGGGTCAGAGGATGGAGGTCACCAGGGCAAAGGTCACAGGTGGGGTCACCCCCACCGTGGTGCCCTGCCCACGGGTGGGGTCACGGTGCAGAGGTCAGGGGTGTTGTCACCTGCAGGTCTGAGGTCATCGCCCAGCCTGCCCCTGCGCCGTGGGGTCGGAGGTCAGGGGTCAGCGGTGCCACCTTCTAGTCCCTCCCCCCCCGCGTAAGAGATTGGGGGtcgcagccccccgcccccccccccgtgggtCAGATGTCAGCAGcaccttcccctttccctgcacAGACAGGTCAGAGATCACCACAGCTTCTCGTAAGCCCCTCGCCCACCAGGTCAGGGGTCACCAGGCCTCtgcccccccccgtcccccatCCCCGGCGGCCAGGGGCCGCGGGCGCGGCGCCTCCGGCGGTACCTGGCGCCGCGGGCGTCGCCCGCGGTAGGGCTGAAGAGGAGCTGGAGGCGCTGGAGCTGCCGCACGTAGCGGCCCACGCCGTTGTGCAGGACGGCCGCCAGGAACCGGCTGGGCGTCCCGCGGCTCGTCATGGCACCGCCCTCACCCGGAACGGGAACCAGAACCGGAACCGCGCGGGGAGAAGGGAGCACCCGCTTCCGCCCGCCGCCCGGAAGTGACGCGCtgagcgcggcggcggcggggtcgGGCAATGGCGGCGTCCGTGGAGCTCCACGTGAGGGGGGCGGCCTGAGCGGCgccgggccgcggggccgccgaTGCCGGATCGGCGGCGGCTACGGGCGGGTGCCGGGGCGGCCCGGGAGGAGGCGGAGGTGGAGGCGGAGGCGGAGCGCGGGCAGGATGGCGGCGGTGCCCCTGCGGCCCTGCAGAGCCGCCGGCCGCCTCCTGCCGCTGCTGTGCGGGGGGGCGAGGAGCAAGGGAGCCTCTCTGAGGGCCGGGGCGCTGGGCCGCCTCACCCAGCGGCGCTACAAGAAGGACGTGCTGCCCTCCCCCGAGGGGCCCGTGCCCTCCGTCTCCATCACCGAGATCCGGCAGTACCTGCGGGCCCAGGGCATCCCCTTCCACGACGGGTACAGCTGCCTGCACACCCCCAGCCTCTTCACCGACGGCCAGCAAGACCAGCCGCCGGCCACCAGCGCCCCTTACACGCTTTTCATCGACAAGATGACGGGCAGCTTCCTGTGCACGGCCACTCTGGCCGAGGGCACCTGGCAGGACTTCCAGGCCAACGTGGAGCTGCGGCACCGCGGCGTTCCCACCACTGGCGCGGAGGAAGCGGAGAAGGACGCGCGACGGGCTTGCGAGGACGCCCGCTGCATCTGGGACCGGGCGCTGCCGCTCTGGGAGCTGCTGGACGAGGACGAGACCAACGAGACCAAGGCCATGTTCGGTATCTCCCTGGTGACGGACGCCACCCTGAAACGCTTTGGGGTGCGTTACCTGAGGACTGCCAAGTCCCTCGTCTTCCCCTGGTTCAGTCCCCGCGATGCGACGCTGAAGGGCCTGAAGCTCTTGAGGGTGGAGAAGAAGGGGGATGCGATCGCTTACGTGGAAGAGACTTTACCCCGCTTCGATTCCTACCGCAATCTCTTTGGGCTGCCCCTGATCGGCCGCCGAGACACAGAGCTGGTCTTAACTGGGTGGGAGCTGGATGCCCTGGCCCTGCACCAAGCTACAGGGGTGGCCAGCCTGGCCCTGCCGCGGGGGGCCACCTGCCtgccccctgccctcctcccttaCCTGGAGCAGTTCAAGCGCATCACGCTGTGGTTGGGCGAGGACCTGCGCTCCTGGGAAGCCGCCAAGCTCTTTGCCCGCAAGCTGAGCCTCAAGCGTTGCTCCCTGGTGCGCCCCGGCAACCTGCAGCCCCGGCCCTTGGAGGCTCTGAACCAGGGCCTGAACCTCACCAAGATCCTGCGTACTGCCCTGCCCGCCAGCCACAAATCCATCGTCTCCTTCCGGCAGCTGCGTGAGGAGGTGTTTGGGGAGCTGGTCAACACTGAGCAGGTGGCTGGCGTCAAGTGGGCGCGCTTCCCTGAGCTCAATAAGCTCCTCAAAGGACACCGCAGAGGGGAGCTCACCATCTTCACAGGTGATGGGCAATTGGCTGGTGAACAGGGGTAGCAGAGAGCTCTTTGGTGGCTTCACCCTCCTGAGGGTGACACCTCACGAGTCTTTTGGGTCCCTTTCTGCTCACAGCTTTGGCTGAGCCCATTCTGGGGGTGTGCAAGAGGCTGGGGCGCGTTCCTAGGTATGGTGGGACCAGGCATGCCAGTGTTGTGATGGGCTCCCTGCCTGGGGCGGCGCAGAAAGGGCTGCCACCCACCACCTCCTGTCTgagccctgcctgtgcccccAGCTGGCTGCCTAGTCCTTTCCCGCGCCCCGCAGGGACCCGCTGACGGTGACACATGTGCACCCAGGCATGCAGCCTGGCACGAGATGCTCCTTGTTTATGATGGGAGTGCTGCGGATGGGCTGCTTTTATCCTGCTGCCTGGTGCTTCCACCTCTAAACAACCCCTCAGCCTGTTCAGGATGGGTCAGATCTTCTCCCCCAGCTAATTCTTCCCATCGTTTCCTTGCACCAGGCCCGACAGGCAGCGGGAAGACGACCTTTATCAGTGAGTACGCGCTGGACTTGTGCATGCAGGGGGTGTGCACGCTGTGGGGCAGCTTCGAGATCAGCAACATCCGCCTGGCCAAGATCATGCTGACGCAGTTCGCTTTGCAGCGCCTGGAGGACCAGCTGGAGCTGTATGACGAGTGGGCTGACCGCTTCGAGGACCTCCCACTCTACTTCATGACCTTCCATGGCCAGCAGAACATCAAGTATGGTCGCGCACCTTCACCCCCAGTGGTGTTTACCCCTCATGGCATGTGCTGTGGGGCCTTAGGGAGCTGGGGCTCTTCCCCCACAGCGGGTTGCAGATTTGGGGCTGGTAGGAGGCACACTGGGGCTGTTCAAGTCCCGGGGTTGGCACGTGGGGACCGTGTGGCTCAACCGACTGCATTCCTGCTGTCACGGGGACTGTCACAGCCTCCCTCTGGGGTGGGGGTGAAGGGACAGGACCTGTCCCTGTGCTAGGTGGCTTCCCTAAAACCAACCTCTGCCCCTGGCAGCGTGCATGCCCCCCACACCCTGCTCACCTGGCAGCGCTGCCGTTTGCTGAGGAGGGAGGACAGGCACCGCCTGGTCCTTTTATTCACCAGGTGCTGTGGTGCCTTCACGCATGCCCATGCGCCCTGAGGGTCCCCACGGGCCAGGGGGATTGCGGGATGGTGGGCAGCAGCTGGGTCCTCCTGATCCAGCCGCCCTTACCTGTGGGGGTGGGGCTGCGCCTGTCCTGGGACAGAGGAGATGTGGCGGTGGAATGTGCCCAGGGCCCAGCAACAGCCAGGCTGAtacctcccagctctgcctctccccgTCCCTCTGCCCGGCTcagcatccccatccctgcctccaCTGATCCCCGGGGCTGATCCCAGTCTTTCCCTGCCCAGGACGGTGATTGACACCATGCAGCATGCCGTCTACATGTATGACATCACCCACGTGGTCGTCGACAACCTCCAGTTCATGATGGGACACGAGCATCTCTCTGCGGACAGGTAGCCCTTCTCCGAAGCCGTCCCCTCCTTCCTCCGCCACCCTTGTTCCTGGAGCTGGCCCTGTCGAGTGTcacagcaggggctggggacccaCACAGGGCATCCCCTTTCATCCTGCCTGGCAGTCCTGTTTCGTTGAAGGGCGATCACTGCCCTGGGGAGAAAGAGGTGGGAAAGGGTGAGCTGGTTACCTGCGATCCCTGTCATGCTCCATCCCTTTGCCTATGTGGGCCCAGCTGCCTCTTGGAGAGTGAGCCCAGCCCCTCGAGTGCTTCGGGCTGTGGGGCTGAACCTGGCAGCACCTtgctgccccccccgccccgcaccaAGCAGTGCCAGCCCCTGACCCCGTTCTCCCTGCTGTGGCAGGCTCGCTGCCCAGGACTACATTGTTGGTGCCTTCCGCAAGTTCGCCACAGACAACACCTGCCACATCACACTGGTCATCCATCCCCGCAAGGAGGATGATGAGAAGGAGCTGCAGACGGCCTCCATCTTTGGCTCTGCCAAGGTGAGCTGGGCCAGGGCGGCCCTTCCTGTCCCTCGGGCACAGCGTGTTCCCAGGAAGGGGCTGGGATACATTGGGCAGCTGtccccagctcccaccagcaCCCTCAGTCATTGCTGGGGACCTGAAAGGTGTGTGAGGGGCAGGATGTCCCCAGGACTCCTGTCGCCTGCTGAAGATGTGTGGAGTCCTGATTTGGCCAGGCCTTGGCAAGCTGGCAAGGAGATGCAGACAGGGAGCAAACCCTTTGCCAGCTAAAGCTCTGTTGCGGCTTTAGGTGCAGTTAATTAATGCTCATTGACTGCGAGTGGGATGTAGTAGGAGATAATTAAAGCAGGATCCAGGgagggtgcagggctgggctctCTCAGTGCTCCCGTCTCTGCTGCGATGCTAAACAACCCTGCAGTGGTGGGCAGGAGGTCCTCTGTGAGTGTTCACGGCCCTCCCGTGTTTCCCCCGGGCATGCTGTGGCTTCAGCTCAAGCCTGTCTGCCCGGCGGGTCTCTGGAATGTCCCAGGGGAAGACAAGGGGTTGGTGTCAGGGAGGTGCTGGAGTTTCCATGGCCTGGGATATCCTGTAACAGGGCTCAAAGGAGCCGGGCAGCACTTCCGAGCCCCGTGACTCTGCCTGTatccccagcaccctcctggAGATGATTTTCTCTCCCCAGGCCAGCCAGGAGGCCGACAATGTCCTCATCCTGCAGGACCGTAAGCTGGTGACAGGGCCAGGGAAGCGCTACCTGCAGGTGTCCAAGAACCGCTTCGATGGGGACGTGGGTGTCTTCCCCTTGGAGTTCAGCAAGGCCTCACTCACCTTCTCGTCCTCCGGCAAAAGCAAAGTCAAGCTGAAGAAGatgaaggaggagaaggcgCTTTTAGCCAAGAAAGCTCCAGAGGGATGCTTGGGAGACTCTAAGAAGCCATGAGCCTGACAGGTCTCTTCTTCGGTCCATCTGGAGGGACGGGGACTGGTGCTGGGAGCATGGGGCTGGGGTAcgccagcccctctccccccggAGCAGCAGCCATGTGCTGCTGTGgccctttctcctcctgcatgAACAAGCCTCTTGGCCGCCAGCATGGTGTACCTGAGATGTGGGGCCACCGTGAGAGGAGGAGTGGGCTCGTCCAAGAGAAGAGCTGCCAGGGGAGGGTGCTTTGGCAAACGCTGGCCACTCCGTACTGGTGCTGAGTGCCGGGagcacggggtggggggagtaGAGTCAGTGTGGGCTGTGTGACGGGGGGCAGTGACCTTCAGCCCTGAGACTTGGGGAGCTCTGGACCTGGGGTAGGTTGTTAAATGGTGGCTAAAATGGAGCCAAAATCCTGGGCTGTGACTGGTGGGAGGGACTGTGTGGGGGGACTGTGCAGAGGTACACATGGTGGGAACCCCCACGACACGGGTGGGGGTCTCTGAGCTCAAtcctggctgggatggagccAGTGAGGGGAAGGCGGTGCAGGGAAGCGTGGGAGATTGTGGATGGCTCTTTTCCCGGAGCTGTGTGCTGCCCGTGGGATGTGGTGGGAGGATGGGAGCTGGACCCCCGTGGCATCACTGCTCGCAGCAGGTTAAAGGCAGCAGCGCTGGCGTCCTCCTGTGCTGGCGGGTGCGACGTGGCACTCGCCAGGTCGGCTAATGCCTGACCCAGCCCCCTTTGCTCAGGgtctcccccagcccctttcTCTGGGAGGCATCACCAGCAGTAAAACCTCAGGGGGAGCAGCCCTACCTTGCAatactgggctgggggggaggccACCCCCATGccctccaggctctgggcagcaAATACTGTGACCTGGCCAGTCCTCGCCGTGGTAGGACGAGTCCACGGCCGGATCTTGGTCTAATccctttgttgttttttttcccttcctacttTTATTAAAGCATAAATGTGAGTGCCCTTTCTGTGCCACTATCCCTGTGACCGGGGAGCCcctggggcttgggggggggggggaccctgGCCGAGGAGGGGGTTACCCCCAGGGGATGCCCTCGCTGTGCAGAGCATCCCGCCCCGGCCCTGGCACACGGATTATTAGCAGCCTCCATGCCGGGCATAGTTCTAACCTGAGCCATAATGAGGGgctggggcgggcgggcaggaCACACCCGGCCCCTGGTTTCCGGGGTGCACCGGCTCTCCCGGAGAGCACCCTTGGGTGCTGTTGGTGCAGGTGTGAGCCCCCGCtcccagggcaggctgggggtgaTGGCGGAGGAGGGTCCCGGGGAAGCGGAGGTAAGGCTGGGGAGCCaggtccccagcacagctgggtcAGGGTTTGCACGGTGGTGTGGGTGAGGGCTGGGGGTGTCCCCCCTTGGCCTGAGGGCCCTCTCCGGCTCCCTGGcacccattcccccccccccccccccccccgcgccggtTTAGCCCAGGGTGGGTGCTGTCATGGGGCTGTCGAGTGGAAGTGGGGTAGCGGGAAAACTCAGGACCCCCATCTCCCACCCATCCCTCCTTGGTGCTGGGAGGGGGTGATGGAGCCGAGCCTGGGGGGGCGGACCCTGGGTGATCCCGGACTCCGTGGGGCAGGTGGGCACCCACGGCTCGCCGGGCTGCGGGTGGGTTGATGtgagtttatttttcctcccttttcccccagaTTGGGGCTCTCGGAGAGCCGGGGGGTGGCAACAGCGGCAGCATCTCACGGAGGGGGCGGGGATGGGGGCGTCTGATGTCAAACGGGGCAGAGCCCTCCCCCCCGAGCCCCCTTGGCGGGGCGCTGGGTTCCCTAtataatttgggggggggcatATCCTCGGCAGATGACCTTCACCCTGCAGGTCTGGGGGCTGCTTTGGTGGATGGAGAGCCTCGAGGTGGGGGGGGCTTGGCTGGTGAAAAGAAGGGGACGAgcccccccgccagcccgggAATCCCCAGGAATCGACGCGACTGGGCGACGGTGACCCACGCGGGGGCTCCCGTCCCAcgcaccccacagcccccctccccatccccatcccgcggggggggggcgtggcCTCGCCGAACGGGGGGGCGTGgtctggcgggggggggggggttcgggGGGCGTGGCCtggcgcggggcggggcggcggggcgcggcgcaGCGCGGGagggcggcagcggggccgcgGTGAgtgcgggggccggggccgggggcgccCGGGGGtcccgccgggccggggggagccGTGGGGCGGCCGAGGCGCGGGAGCCCCGGGAGACGCTTCGGGAGGGGGTTTGGGGGCTCTTCGGGGGAGCTGCCGGCGCttggggtgttggggggggccgggccccTGGGGGCCGcttggcggggaggggggggcggtCCGGGGCTCTCTtgggggggcagcggcggcccTGGGGCACCGTGGGGTGCTTTGTGGATGTTTCAGGGGCGCTTTGGGGGTGTCCTGGGGACGCAGAGGCCCAGGGGCTCTGTGGGGCATTTTGGGGGGTTGCGGGGTACTTCGGGGGTGCTTTAGGGGAGCTGTAGGGCAGTGCGGGCCCCAGGGCGCCGTGGGGCACTTTGGCGGTGTTTTGGAGCACTTTGGGGGTGCTTTAGGGGCACTCTGGGGGAGCTGTGGGGCAGCAGAGGCCCAGGGGCTCTGTGGGACACTCTGGGGTGTTTCAGGGGCATTTTGGGGCAGCAGAAGCCTAGGGGCTCTGCGAGGCACTTCGGGGGTGTCGTGGGGCACTTTGGGGTATTGTGGGGCAGTACAGGCCCCGGGACTCTGTAGGGCGCTTTGGGGGTGTCGTGGGGAACTTTGGGGGTGTTTTAGGGCACTTTGGGGG is a genomic window containing:
- the TWNK gene encoding twinkle protein, mitochondrial isoform X2, with amino-acid sequence MAPPSPGTGTRTGTARGEGSTRFRPPPGSDALSAAAAGSGNGGVRGAPREGGGLSGAGPRGRRCRIGGGYGRVPGRPGRRRRWRRRRSAGRMAAVPLRPCRAAGRLLPLLCGGARSKGASLRAGALGRLTQRRYKKDVLPSPEGPVPSVSITEIRQYLRAQGIPFHDGYSCLHTPSLFTDGQQDQPPATSAPYTLFIDKMTGSFLCTATLAEGTWQDFQANVELRHRGVPTTGAEEAEKDARRACEDARCIWDRALPLWELLDEDETNETKAMFGISLVTDATLKRFGVRYLRTAKSLVFPWFSPRDATLKGLKLLRVEKKGDAIAYVEETLPRFDSYRNLFGLPLIGRRDTELVLTGWELDALALHQATGVASLALPRGATCLPPALLPYLEQFKRITLWLGEDLRSWEAAKLFARKLSLKRCSLVRPGNLQPRPLEALNQGLNLTKILRTALPASHKSIVSFRQLREEVFGELVNTEQVAGVKWARFPELNKLLKGHRRGELTIFTGPTGSGKTTFISEYALDLCMQGVCTLWGSFEISNIRLAKIMLTQFALQRLEDQLELYDEWADRFEDLPLYFMTFHGQQNIKTVIDTMQHAVYMYDITHVVVDNLQFMMGHEHLSADRLAAQDYIVGAFRKFATDNTCHITLVIHPRKEDDEKELQTASIFGSAKDRKLVTGPGKRYLQVSKNRFDGDVGVFPLEFSKASLTFSSSGKSKVKLKKMKEEKALLAKKAPEGCLGDSKKP
- the TWNK gene encoding twinkle protein, mitochondrial isoform X1, whose product is MAPPSPGTGTRTGTARGEGSTRFRPPPGSDALSAAAAGSGNGGVRGAPREGGGLSGAGPRGRRCRIGGGYGRVPGRPGRRRRWRRRRSAGRMAAVPLRPCRAAGRLLPLLCGGARSKGASLRAGALGRLTQRRYKKDVLPSPEGPVPSVSITEIRQYLRAQGIPFHDGYSCLHTPSLFTDGQQDQPPATSAPYTLFIDKMTGSFLCTATLAEGTWQDFQANVELRHRGVPTTGAEEAEKDARRACEDARCIWDRALPLWELLDEDETNETKAMFGISLVTDATLKRFGVRYLRTAKSLVFPWFSPRDATLKGLKLLRVEKKGDAIAYVEETLPRFDSYRNLFGLPLIGRRDTELVLTGWELDALALHQATGVASLALPRGATCLPPALLPYLEQFKRITLWLGEDLRSWEAAKLFARKLSLKRCSLVRPGNLQPRPLEALNQGLNLTKILRTALPASHKSIVSFRQLREEVFGELVNTEQVAGVKWARFPELNKLLKGHRRGELTIFTGPTGSGKTTFISEYALDLCMQGVCTLWGSFEISNIRLAKIMLTQFALQRLEDQLELYDEWADRFEDLPLYFMTFHGQQNIKTVIDTMQHAVYMYDITHVVVDNLQFMMGHEHLSADRLAAQDYIVGAFRKFATDNTCHITLVIHPRKEDDEKELQTASIFGSAKASQEADNVLILQDRKLVTGPGKRYLQVSKNRFDGDVGVFPLEFSKASLTFSSSGKSKVKLKKMKEEKALLAKKAPEGCLGDSKKP
- the MRPL43 gene encoding 39S ribosomal protein L43, mitochondrial, with translation MTSRGTPSRFLAAVLHNGVGRYVRQLQRLQLLFSPTAGDARGARQFVEEAALDFARQHPDVVLYISPRFGAAPLLLAEYLNGTVREELIANKTSEEIVQLATKLAGQSGLDIIRIRKPFHTDNPSVQGQWHPLTNKPSALTVRGPRLQAQ